A window from Rhizosphaericola mali encodes these proteins:
- a CDS encoding DUF6496 domain-containing protein: MSLKFIQVVLYVKKWLTKSKVITKYTDKSAEKVEEALHKMHEGKLKIGKSKKIVKSPKQAIAIGISQADKLTKPSKNSKTKS, translated from the coding sequence ATGAGTTTAAAATTTATCCAGGTTGTCCTTTATGTAAAGAAATGGCTAACAAAATCTAAAGTCATAACAAAATACACTGATAAGAGTGCTGAAAAAGTGGAAGAAGCACTACACAAAATGCATGAAGGAAAATTAAAAATAGGGAAATCTAAAAAAATAGTTAAAAGTCCAAAGCAAGCAATAGCTATAGGAATTTCTCAAGCAGATAAACTAACAAAACCTTCTAAAAACTCCAAAACGAAAAGCTAA
- a CDS encoding catalase, with product MKKPVKTPKLDLLQKSVIDNTDKLLTTNDGVPIYDNNNTLKAGERGASLQQDHIYFDKLMHFDRERIPERVVHARGSGAHGVFEMKEDISKYTCAKFLQKGAKTSVFTRFSTVAGFKGSTDLARDVRGFSVKFYTEDGNYDLVGNNIPVFFIQDAMNFPDLIHSVKPEPNNEFPQAASAHDTFWDFISLMPESAHMIMWVMSDRAIPRSLRMMEGFGVHTFKLVNESGKGTFVKFHWKPKLGVHSVAWNEAQKISGFNSDFHRQDLWDAIENGDFPQWDLGLQLISEEDEHKYSFDILDATKLIPEELVPVQIVGTMTLNKNPENFFAETEQVAFDPGRLVPGIDVTDDPLLQGRVFSYMDTQNYRLGGANFHELPINRSINQKHNNQKDGNSRIDILKGNVSYFPNSQADGCPYHAMLKGEVGFTSHKQKVDGEKVRQRSLSFADHFTQARLFFNSQTEPEKQHIIDALSFELSKVNDPKIRNREVAILHQIDKVLAQKVGENLNIEPSNTLDPLTIKFAQQIFPGYPFKTAKPEKETSQALSMVKSNKNDSIKTRKIAFLVADGVDKHSVTNLTKLLESEGAEAILISTKVGELKFSDGTKTNIQHTYLTDTSVLYDAVYTPSGKSVKILLDHPDYYEFVNEAYRHCKVLAFAKESESLLEKSLIKEDKGVVSESKNKSWEHTFIDLIKLHRVWDREILRKIPS from the coding sequence ATGAAAAAGCCAGTAAAAACTCCAAAGCTGGATTTATTACAAAAAAGTGTAATAGACAATACTGATAAGTTATTGACTACTAATGATGGAGTTCCTATTTATGACAATAATAATACTTTAAAAGCAGGAGAAAGAGGTGCATCTTTGCAACAAGATCATATTTATTTTGATAAGCTGATGCACTTTGATCGCGAAAGAATTCCAGAGCGTGTCGTGCATGCAAGAGGCAGTGGTGCGCATGGTGTATTTGAAATGAAGGAAGACATTTCTAAATATACTTGTGCAAAATTTCTCCAAAAAGGCGCAAAAACTTCAGTTTTTACGAGATTTTCTACTGTTGCTGGATTTAAAGGCTCAACTGACTTAGCAAGAGACGTAAGGGGCTTCTCAGTAAAATTTTACACGGAAGATGGTAATTATGATTTGGTGGGAAATAATATCCCAGTTTTCTTCATACAGGATGCTATGAATTTTCCGGACCTTATCCATTCTGTCAAGCCTGAGCCCAATAATGAATTTCCACAGGCGGCGTCTGCACATGATACATTTTGGGATTTTATATCCTTGATGCCAGAATCAGCACACATGATCATGTGGGTAATGTCGGATAGGGCTATTCCAAGATCATTACGTATGATGGAAGGGTTTGGTGTACATACCTTTAAACTTGTTAATGAATCTGGAAAAGGGACTTTTGTTAAGTTTCACTGGAAACCTAAATTAGGCGTACATAGTGTAGCTTGGAATGAGGCGCAAAAGATTTCTGGCTTTAATTCAGATTTTCATAGACAAGATTTGTGGGATGCTATTGAGAATGGAGATTTTCCTCAATGGGATTTGGGTTTACAATTAATTTCAGAAGAAGATGAACACAAATATTCATTTGATATTTTGGATGCAACTAAACTAATACCAGAAGAATTAGTACCAGTTCAGATTGTTGGAACTATGACACTAAATAAAAATCCCGAAAACTTCTTTGCGGAAACTGAACAAGTTGCATTTGATCCAGGAAGACTCGTGCCTGGTATTGATGTGACGGATGATCCATTGTTACAGGGAAGAGTCTTTTCTTATATGGACACGCAAAATTACCGATTAGGAGGGGCTAATTTTCATGAGTTGCCAATAAACCGTTCTATAAACCAAAAGCACAATAATCAAAAAGATGGTAATTCTAGAATAGATATTTTGAAGGGAAATGTTAGTTATTTTCCAAATAGTCAAGCCGACGGATGTCCGTATCATGCGATGCTAAAAGGAGAGGTCGGATTTACATCTCACAAACAAAAAGTTGATGGTGAAAAAGTACGCCAAAGATCTTTATCATTTGCGGATCATTTTACGCAGGCAAGATTGTTTTTCAATTCTCAAACTGAACCAGAAAAGCAGCATATAATCGATGCTTTAAGTTTTGAATTAAGCAAAGTAAATGATCCAAAAATACGAAATCGAGAAGTTGCTATTCTTCATCAAATCGACAAAGTTTTAGCGCAAAAAGTCGGCGAAAATCTTAATATTGAACCGAGTAATACACTTGATCCATTAACTATAAAATTTGCACAACAGATTTTTCCTGGATATCCATTTAAAACAGCTAAACCGGAAAAAGAAACTTCACAAGCCTTAAGTATGGTAAAATCAAACAAAAATGATAGTATAAAGACTCGAAAAATAGCCTTCTTAGTTGCTGATGGTGTGGATAAGCATAGCGTTACAAATTTAACAAAATTATTAGAATCCGAAGGTGCTGAAGCAATTTTGATTAGTACAAAAGTGGGAGAATTAAAATTTAGTGATGGAACTAAAACCAATATTCAACATACCTATTTAACAGACACTTCTGTTCTTTATGACGCGGTGTATACACCATCTGGCAAATCGGTAAAAATACTTTTGGATCATCCAGATTATTACGAGTTTGTCAATGAGGCTTATCGTCATTGTAAAGTTTTAGCTTTTGCTAAGGAATCAGAATCCTTATTGGAAAAGAGTCTGATAAAAGAAGATAAAGGTGTGGTATCTGAAAGCAAAAATAAAAGTTGGGAGCATACCTTTATTGATCTTATTAAGTTGCATAGAGTCTGGGATAGAGAAATTTTACGTAAAATTCCCTCATAA
- a CDS encoding PA2169 family four-helix-bundle protein, whose product MKEIFQKYSGQSRKFSQELTQIVAEHGEKAETGTSVGGSLHRAWIDVKGLFGGTDRKSILEEAERGEDVIKKAYKDAIESGYLSGKALDVVNSQQSEIVAEHNTIRDLRDVAK is encoded by the coding sequence GTGAAAGAAATTTTTCAAAAGTATTCTGGTCAGAGTAGGAAATTTTCTCAAGAACTGACTCAAATAGTAGCTGAACACGGAGAAAAAGCTGAAACGGGTACTAGCGTAGGCGGTTCATTACATCGTGCTTGGATAGATGTGAAAGGTTTATTTGGTGGAACTGATAGAAAATCAATATTAGAAGAAGCTGAGCGAGGAGAAGATGTAATTAAAAAGGCATATAAAGATGCTATTGAAAGCGGCTATTTATCTGGAAAAGCATTAGACGTTGTTAATAGTCAACAATCGGAAATAGTTGCAGAACACAATACGATAAGAGATTTGAGAGATGTTGCAAAGTAA
- the istA gene encoding IS21 family transposase — MYKIRQLIRLSLEGRGSKYISASVGISRNTVKKYLALLRGSGYDGTQLSAMSDDQLLSLLGVAQRPQWSPSQRSKALEPLLADYVRQLRKNRGVTKWMLYEQYKQLYPDGYKSSRFMDYLNLYMGKIRPSLRVVHKAGDKMYIDFTGKKLYITDPNTGAITAVEVFVAILGCSQLTYVQAVASQKKEDFIDACESALHYFGGVPEAIVPDNLKSAVSKPGRYESKVNESFAAFAAHYGTHVFPTRVYRPKDKALVEGAVKLIYTSIFTQIDKSVYHTLDNLNEAIALHLERHNNHPMSSGLPSRREQFETLEKDTLLPLNAYRYDPLDSRITTVGKNGYVALDYHYYSVPYKYIGKKIKILYSSTRVELFIGSELICRHARSYQKEKYVQDPAHLASWQSGAASMWDPKAFLQQAEAISEDLKRYLEKVLARPEYPDKNLRACQGILNIGRKVGASRLVNACKRAHEFGIYNYGIIEKILKSKADFMDEDTPQSQTGISMPEHDNIRGGKYYQ, encoded by the coding sequence ATGTACAAGATTAGACAATTGATACGGCTATCACTTGAAGGCAGGGGAAGTAAATATATCAGTGCCAGCGTAGGAATATCGCGCAATACGGTTAAGAAGTACCTAGCATTACTACGTGGTAGTGGTTATGATGGTACCCAATTATCAGCGATGAGCGATGATCAGTTGCTGTCGCTATTGGGTGTAGCTCAGCGACCACAGTGGAGTCCCAGCCAGCGCAGTAAGGCGCTCGAGCCCTTATTGGCAGACTATGTCCGTCAACTACGCAAAAACAGAGGCGTAACCAAATGGATGTTGTATGAGCAGTACAAACAACTTTATCCAGATGGCTATAAATCTTCTCGCTTTATGGATTATCTCAATTTATACATGGGCAAGATCCGTCCATCTCTTCGGGTGGTACATAAGGCAGGCGATAAGATGTATATCGATTTTACGGGTAAAAAACTCTATATCACAGACCCTAATACAGGAGCCATTACAGCCGTAGAAGTATTTGTGGCAATATTGGGATGTAGTCAATTGACCTATGTACAAGCGGTGGCTAGTCAGAAAAAAGAAGATTTTATAGATGCCTGTGAGTCGGCACTCCATTATTTTGGTGGAGTACCTGAAGCGATCGTCCCTGACAATCTGAAATCTGCCGTTAGTAAACCGGGACGTTATGAGTCCAAGGTCAATGAAAGCTTTGCCGCATTTGCGGCTCATTACGGAACGCATGTATTCCCCACCAGAGTCTACCGTCCCAAAGACAAAGCTTTGGTGGAAGGGGCTGTAAAACTGATTTACACTTCCATATTTACCCAAATAGACAAAAGTGTATATCACACCTTGGACAACCTCAATGAGGCCATTGCTCTTCATTTGGAAAGACATAACAACCATCCGATGAGCTCTGGATTACCTAGTCGCAGGGAGCAATTTGAGACGTTGGAAAAAGATACTTTACTGCCCTTAAACGCCTACCGATACGACCCTTTGGATAGCCGTATCACCACCGTAGGTAAAAATGGATACGTGGCACTGGACTATCATTATTACAGCGTTCCGTATAAATACATTGGTAAAAAAATAAAGATCCTATATAGTAGTACCCGCGTGGAACTCTTTATAGGAAGTGAGCTTATCTGCAGGCACGCACGTAGTTACCAAAAAGAAAAATACGTACAAGATCCTGCCCACTTAGCCAGCTGGCAATCGGGGGCTGCGTCCATGTGGGATCCTAAAGCTTTTTTACAGCAAGCAGAGGCGATCTCAGAGGACCTGAAGCGGTATCTGGAAAAAGTATTGGCGCGGCCAGAATACCCTGACAAGAACCTACGTGCTTGCCAAGGGATCTTGAATATCGGTAGAAAAGTAGGTGCTTCCAGGCTCGTCAATGCTTGCAAAAGAGCCCATGAATTTGGTATCTACAACTATGGCATTATAGAAAAAATATTGAAATCCAAGGCGGACTTTATGGACGAAGATACACCTCAAAGTCAGACGGGTATCTCTATGCCAGAACATGACAATATACGCGGTGGAAAGTATTACCAATAA